GCGGATGACGGTCCCGATCTTCAACCGCAACCAGGGCGGGATCGCGCGGGCGCAGGCCGAGCTCGACCAACTCGAGCGCCGCAAGGTAACGGTCCACAACCAGATCGTGCAGGACGTGCGGACCGCGCACGCGCGATACCAACAGGCCCGGGCCGAATTGGACCTCCTGAAGAACAAGACGCGGCCGGAAGTGGAAGCCACAATCAAGCGGGCGCGGGCCGCGTTCGAGAAGGGCGGCGTGACGTACCTGCTGGTACTGGAAACCAACCGGCAGTTGATCGACACCTACGCCCGCGAAGCGCAACTGTTCGCCGACTTGAGACGGGCGTGGGCCGAACTGGAGCGGAGCGTGGGGCGCAAGTTGAGTCCCCCGGGCCGCGATTCCGTCGGGAGCGACAAACCATCACCATGACATACCGGCACGGTCTTCTCACCGGGATCACCAGCACCGCGCTCGCGGCCGGGGCCATCGGCGCGGCGTGGTGGCTCGCCGCCGCACCCCCCAAGGAGCCGACCAAGTCGGCGGCCCCCGGCATCCCCGCGACCGTGCCCAAGCCGTTCAAGGAAGATCAGGCCGCGACGGTCGTGCTCACCGCCGACGCCGAAGCGAAGCTCGCGCTCCGCACCGCGCCGGTGACGCGCGCGTCGGTACCGCGGGCGCGCGTGTTCGGCGGGGAGGTGGTGATCCCGCCCGGGCGCGCGATCCTGGTCTCCGCGCCGCTCGCCGGCACGCTCAAAGCGGGCGCTGCGCCGGTTGCCGGCCAGCCCGTGCGAGCCGGGAAACCGGTACTCCAACTCGTACCGGTACTCGACCCGGTCGGCCGCGCGAACCTGACCGCGGCCCGCGTGGACGCCGACGGGCAGGTGAAGACGGCCGACGAGCAGTTGAAACTCGCTCGCATTACGCTGGGGCGCGCCAAGGAAGTTCTCGCCGAAGGCGGCGGGCGCCAGCGCGACGTGGACGACGCGAACGCCGCGCTGAAGGTGGCCGAGCAGACCCACGCGGCCGCGACCGCTCGGCGCGACCTGCTCGGGAGGGTGCTGGGCGAGCTCGACTCCGGCACCGCGGCCCCCATCCCCATTGATGCACCCGCGGACGGCGTGCTGCGGAACGTGAACTCGCTCCCCGGCCAGATGGTCCCGGCCGGCGCGCCACTGTTCGAGGTCATCAACCTCGATGTCGTCTGGGTCCGCGTGCCGGTGTACGTCGGCGACCGCGAGGAGATCGACGGCACGTGCGCGACGATTCGGCCGCTCGCGGCTCCCGTCGGAAGTGCCGGGCGGTGCGCGTGGCTAGTAGCCGCACCCCCAACCGCGAACCCGCTCGCGGGGACCGTGGACCTGTTCTTCCAAACACTGAACC
The Gemmata palustris DNA segment above includes these coding regions:
- a CDS encoding efflux RND transporter periplasmic adaptor subunit — its product is MTYRHGLLTGITSTALAAGAIGAAWWLAAAPPKEPTKSAAPGIPATVPKPFKEDQAATVVLTADAEAKLALRTAPVTRASVPRARVFGGEVVIPPGRAILVSAPLAGTLKAGAAPVAGQPVRAGKPVLQLVPVLDPVGRANLTAARVDADGQVKTADEQLKLARITLGRAKEVLAEGGGRQRDVDDANAALKVAEQTHAAATARRDLLGRVLGELDSGTAAPIPIDAPADGVLRNVNSLPGQMVPAGAPLFEVINLDVVWVRVPVYVGDREEIDGTCATIRPLAAPVGSAGRCAWLVAAPPTANPLAGTVDLFFQTLNPDPSDDRWKALAGAVGGFAVAPFAGSPLGPGQRVAVSLALKEPAEALTVPWAAVLYDFHGGTWVYVKTADRTYSRERVRVRHVTGERAVLDDGPAPGKEVVSAGAAELFGTETGFSK